The Cynocephalus volans isolate mCynVol1 chromosome 2, mCynVol1.pri, whole genome shotgun sequence genome window below encodes:
- the CRYBB3 gene encoding beta-crystallin B3: MAEQHGAPEQAAAGKSHGGLGDSYKVVVYELENFQGKRCELTAECPNLTDSLLEKVGSIQVESGPWLAFERRAFRGEQFVLEKGDYPRWDAWSNSHHSDSLLSLRPLHIDGPDHKLHLFENPAFSGRKMEIVDDDVPSLWAHGFQDRVASIRAINGTWVGYEFPGYRGRQYVFEKGEYRHWNEWDANQPQLQSVRRIRDQKWHKRGCFLSS; encoded by the exons ATGGCAGAACAGCACGGAGCGCCGGAGCAGGCAGCAGCTGGCAAAAGCCACGGAGGCCTTGGGGACAGCTACAAG GTGGTCGTGTATGAACTAGAGAACTTCCAGGGTAAGCGATGCGAGCTCACAGCTGAGTGCCCCAACCTGACTGACAGCCTATTGGAGAAGGTGGGCTCCATCCAAGTGGAGTCTGGGCC gtggctggcgtTCGAGCGCAGGGCCTTCCGTGGGGAGCAGTTTGTTCTAGAGAAAGGGGATTATCCTCGCTGGGATGCCTGGTCCAACAGCCACCACAGTGACAGCCTTCTTTCCCTCAGGCCTCTGCACATT GATGGTCCAGATCACAAGCTGCATTTGTTTGAGAACCCAGCGTTCAGTGGCCGCAAGATGGAGATAGTGGATGATGACGTGCCCAGCCTGTGGGCTCATGGCTTCCAGGACCGAGTGGCGAGCATCCGTGCCATCAATGGGAC GTGGGTTGGCTATGAATTCCCCGGCTACCGCGGGCGCCAGTACGTGTTTGAGAAGGGCGAGTACCGCCACTGGAATGAGTGGGACGCCAACCAGCCGCAGCTGCAGTCAGTGCGCCGCATCCGCGACCAGAAGTGGCACAAACGCGGCTGCTTCCTCAGCAGCTGA